The nucleotide window AGCCCGACTGTTCAGGAACGTATTGACCAAGGTGGTATCGTTGGTTACGTCATCCTGGCAATGGGTGCTGTCGGTGTCATCATTGCACTGTTCTGCTTCCTACGCCTTCAGGTTATCGGTGGCAAAATGCGTAAACAGGCGAAGTCTGACACGGTTATTCCTGGCAACCCACTGGGTGAAGTTATCCAGGCTTACCAAGAACATAAAGGCGACAACCTTGAAGATCTTGAAGCGAAACTGGACGAAATCATCCTACGCAACGCGCCAAGCATCGAACGCTTTGTTAGCTCAATCAAACTGTTTGCTTCAGTTGCACCGCTACTAGGTCTATTGGGTACAGTAATGGGTATGATCGGTACCTTCCAGGCTATCACGCTATTTGGTACTGGCGATCCGAAACTGATGGCTGGCGGTATTTCTGAAGCATTGGTAACCACCATGCTAGGTCTGGTTGTCGCTATTCCTCTGCTGTTCCTTTACACCATCGTACACAGTAAAGGTCGTCGTTTGGTTCAAACTCTTGAAGAACAGAGTGCAGGTTTCATCGCTCGCTATCAGGAAAAACTACATAAAGCCGAAAGCTAAGGAGGCATTATGTGGTGGTTAGTTGGAGAACTTGAATCAATTAGGCGCTTCTTGGGAATGGGTGGCGATGTACTCGTCGCCATCTTTATCCTCAGCTTTATGTTGTGGGCAGTGCTGCTAGAACGCTGGTTCTACTTTGCCGCCGTCGCTCCGAGAGCCGCGAAAAAAGCCGTGACGCTTTGGAGTGAGCGTTCAGAACATCAAAGCTGGAACGCAAAGATGATCCGACAAGAAATCGTTTCTCGTCAGGATATTGAGAATAAAAAGGGTCTGCCAATCGTGAAAGTATTGATTGCGCTTTGTCCCCTACTCGGTCTGCTCGGCACCGTTGTCGGCATGATCCAGGTATTCGACATCTTAGCGGTAACAGGAACAGGAAGCCCTCGAGCAATGGCCTCGGGGATCTCAAAGGCAACAATCCCAACGTTAGCCGGGATGGTGGCTTCTCTGTCAGGACTGTTCTTTAGTTCACGTCTTGATCATTTAGCCAAAGTCACAACGCAAAAGCTGGAAGATAAGCTTAAGCATATTGCCTGAGTAAATGGAATTAGAGGTATAGGTCATGAAAAGACGCTATAGCAGTGATAGCAGTGATGAAACCGCTATCGATATGACACCGATGCTCGACATCGTATTCATCATGTTGATCTTCTTTATCGTAACAACATCGTTCGTTAAAGAAGCTGGTATTGAAGTAAACCGCCCAACGGCAAGCTCAGCACAAACTGTGAAGAAAGGTAACATCATGGTTGCAGTGGGTGCAGCTGGTGACGTTTGGGTTGATAAACGACGCATTGAAGTCGACGCCGTTCGCGCCAACATCGAGCGTCTTCGCGCAGAAAGCCCTGATGGTGCGGTTGTTATCCAGGCGGATACAGAAGCCAACGCAGGCGTAGTCGTGAAGGTTATGGACCAGATCAAGATGGCAGGTGTAGAAAGCATCTCCATTGCCGCAACCGGTAAGGATTAAGCTTATGCGGTATCTGGCCTCAATTGCACTGGCGCTCATTGTCTCCCTCGGACTGTTCTGGGGGATGGACAAGCTGGTAAACAAAGAGCGCCACGAGCTAGTGTCGAATGATGATCAGCGTATGGTCGACTTCATTCGCATTAAACCAGACGAAAAAGTACAGGAGAAAAAACGCGAACTGCCGAAACCACCACCACCTAAGCGTCCGCCGCCACCGCCAGAAATGAAGGTGACATCGACGGTGAAACCGGTGATGGATCAGGTTCCAATGAACATGCCTAAGCTAGACCTTCCAGTTAACGTAACGGGTGGTTCAGTACTGGGTCACTACACACAAGGTGGCGGTGCTCAGGTTGTTGGCGGCGGAGGTCCGGTTCCTCTGGCCACGTTCCAACCGCAGATGCCTCGTAAAGCGGCACGCTCGGGACTTGAGAAAGGTATCGTACTGGTAGAGTTTACCGTTAACGAACGCGGTGGCGTTGAAGATGTAAGAGTCTTAAAAGAGACACCACGTAAGTTAGGCTTGGGCAGAGCAGCGAAGACAACCGTAGCCAAATGGACCTTCAAACCTAAGATGGTCGAAGGCAAAGCCGTGAGTTCTCGTCTTTCTCAAGAAATTGAGTTCTCTACTAACTAAGGAGTCGCAATCATGAAATCATACACAAAATTGTTGGCTTCTCTGGTGTTCATTGCAGGCGCGTACGGCGCGCCTGCTTTCTCCAGCACTGCTGAGTTGTCTGACCGAACATTCAGAACCGTCAATAAAGTTCAGGAATTGATCGCAACTGAGCAGTATTCAGAAGCCATCTCGAAACTGAACTCGGCATTAAGTAGCACCAGCAAACGTCAATACGATCGTGCGGTACTACTGCAACAAATGGGCTTTTTGTATTCGTTGCAGGACAACTACACGAAAGCGATCAAATACTTTGCTGATGCGCTGAGTTTAAACGCACTGCCAGTGCCTGTTGCACAACAAGTGCGCTACAGCGTGGCGCAACTTTATCTTGCTGAGGGTCAGTTTAAAAAATCTGTCTCGACCATGAATGAATGGTTCAAGATTGCCGAGACGACTGAAGAAAAACCGCAAGCTCATGCCTACATCACGCTGGCGAGTGCTTATATTCAGCTAGAAGATTACAGAAACGCGATTCCGCCGACAAAAAAGGCCATCGCAATGAGTAAAAACCCTAGCGAATCCTGGTACCAGCTGCTGATGTCGGCGCACTATGAGCTGAAGCAGTTCAAGAGCGTTGCCGGTGTTTTGAAGATTTTAACCACCAAGTATCCGCAAAATAAGCGTTACTGGACGCAGCTGTCTGGTATTTACATGGAGTTAAACCAGGAGCGTAATGCCCTTTCTACTCTGGAGATGGCCTATAAACTGGGTCTTCTGCAAGGCGAAAAAGAGTATCTGCGTCTGGTGAACTTTCAGGCTTATCAAGGGGTACCATTCCGAGCAGCAAAAACGCTTCAAACGGCCTTTGACGAAGGTCATGTAGAGCGTAACGCGGAGAACTTAGAAAAGCAGGGAGCCTTCTGGCAACAAGCACAAGAGCTTGGACGTGCAATCGACGTCTACCAACAAGCTTATAACTTGGCTCCAAAGGCGAAAACTCAAATCAAAATCGCTCGTTTGATGATTTTAGACAAGCAATATTCAGAAGCGACGAAGTTTACTCAAAACGCCGCTCCTGATGCCAAGCGCGATCAAAAAGGCGAATTAGCCTACATTCGTGGCATGGCATATTTTGAGCTGAACCAGCCAGACAGCGCTCTTAAAGCAATGCAAAGTGCCGCTCAGTCTCCTGACTTAAAAGCCGTAGCGAACCCTTGGATCAACTTCCTAGAGACTCAAGGCTAAACCAGGTCAATATAATGAAATTAAGTGTGAGTCAGTCGCACGCCTGGGGAAGTGAAAGCTTCCCCTTTTTTCCCTCTATTTATTACATTCTCCACCAGCGTCATTCCGAGGAGCCCTAGCGACATCAGGAATCTGCTTGCAACAAGAATGCAGCTGCTGTAAACACGGTTAGTACAGCACACTCGGGATTTATGAGGAGTTAGCACAGAGAGAAAGATCAACTGGTAACAATATAGAGATCATGATACTCTTCGCCTCCATTTTTCTGGCGGGATTATCACCAGTATCCATCCCTTTGGTGGTTAATTCAACAATGCCAGTGCTATCGTTATAAGACTGTCGCGACTTTCGTCGGCACTTAATCAATCCAATCAATAGTGGAACAGTACAATGGGCAAAGGTACTCTCTATATCGTATCTGCACCTAGCGGCGCAGGTAAATCTAGCTTGATCTCAGCAATGTTGGAGCGTAATCCAACATACGCAATGAAAGTGTCTGTGTCTCACACCACTCGTGATATGCGTCCTGGTGAAGAAAACG belongs to Vibrio sp. STUT-A11 and includes:
- a CDS encoding energy transducer TonB, which encodes MRYLASIALALIVSLGLFWGMDKLVNKERHELVSNDDQRMVDFIRIKPDEKVQEKKRELPKPPPPKRPPPPPEMKVTSTVKPVMDQVPMNMPKLDLPVNVTGGSVLGHYTQGGGAQVVGGGGPVPLATFQPQMPRKAARSGLEKGIVLVEFTVNERGGVEDVRVLKETPRKLGLGRAAKTTVAKWTFKPKMVEGKAVSSRLSQEIEFSTN
- a CDS encoding MotA/TolQ/ExbB proton channel family protein, translated to MWWLVGELESIRRFLGMGGDVLVAIFILSFMLWAVLLERWFYFAAVAPRAAKKAVTLWSERSEHQSWNAKMIRQEIVSRQDIENKKGLPIVKVLIALCPLLGLLGTVVGMIQVFDILAVTGTGSPRAMASGISKATIPTLAGMVASLSGLFFSSRLDHLAKVTTQKLEDKLKHIA
- a CDS encoding biopolymer transporter ExbD, which gives rise to MKRRYSSDSSDETAIDMTPMLDIVFIMLIFFIVTTSFVKEAGIEVNRPTASSAQTVKKGNIMVAVGAAGDVWVDKRRIEVDAVRANIERLRAESPDGAVVIQADTEANAGVVVKVMDQIKMAGVESISIAATGKD